A window of Borrelia sp. A-FGy1 contains these coding sequences:
- a CDS encoding Cof-type HAD-IIB family hydrolase — protein MNSNYEKYKMLVFDLDGTLLNNEHKITPLTLKVLLKLSNDFHIIIATGRRLNEIKDVLGQLKDIDIEKGYMITTNGAEVFLRSNLILRYKMEYDLVREILKLERGEIDINLYTLSDWYSDREIRSPIMNYFISHLGIKPVITDLFSLRVDSFSKIVYFSKNIVTLKNFENTIIEKNFKDISVFYSARDLLEITNINASKYNAVKSIALFECVNIGNILAFGDNGNDYEMLKNVGKGIVMKNANDFVRDNLPNNEVTKFSNDEDGVAKFLIDFFNLDIDFS, from the coding sequence ATGAATTCTAATTATGAAAAATATAAGATGCTAGTTTTTGATCTTGATGGAACTTTACTTAATAATGAACATAAGATTACACCATTAACTCTTAAAGTTCTTTTAAAGTTAAGTAATGATTTTCATATAATCATAGCTACTGGTAGGAGATTAAATGAAATTAAGGATGTTCTGGGTCAACTTAAAGATATTGATATTGAAAAGGGTTATATGATAACAACTAATGGAGCCGAAGTTTTTTTGCGGAGTAATCTAATCTTGAGATATAAAATGGAATATGACCTAGTAAGAGAAATTCTTAAACTTGAGAGAGGGGAAATTGATATTAATTTATATACTTTAAGCGATTGGTATTCTGATAGAGAGATTAGGAGTCCAATTATGAATTATTTTATTAGTCATTTAGGAATAAAGCCTGTTATTACTGATTTATTTTCTCTTCGAGTAGATTCTTTCTCTAAGATAGTTTATTTTTCTAAAAATATTGTTACTCTTAAGAATTTTGAAAATACAATAATAGAGAAGAATTTCAAAGACATAAGCGTATTTTACTCTGCTAGAGATCTCTTAGAAATTACAAATATTAATGCTAGTAAGTATAATGCTGTTAAAAGCATTGCTTTATTTGAATGTGTTAATATTGGAAATATTTTAGCATTTGGAGATAATGGCAATGATTATGAAATGCTAAAAAATGTTGGCAAGGGCATTGTGATGAAGAATGCAAATGATTTTGTGAGGGATAATTTACCAAATAATGAGGTTACAAAGTTTAGTAACGATGAAGATGGAGTTGCTAAATTTTTAATTGATTTTTTTAATCTTGATATTGATTTTAGTTAA
- the hpt gene encoding hypoxanthine phosphoribosyltransferase, whose translation MNDQISTLYSEEKIKNKIKELAQEIKDHYKDKNNVVFISLLKGSFIFFADIIREIGLNAKIDFLQASSYGNKANSSLKVIIKKDIDISIENCYVILFDDIIDTGLTYRKIIEHLKTKNPKEIKTCVLFNKSSRRLTKLKIDYVGFEIDNHFIVGYGIDFNEKHRTLKEVAKINK comes from the coding sequence ATGAATGATCAAATTTCAACTTTATACTCAGAAGAAAAAATAAAAAATAAAATTAAAGAGCTGGCACAAGAGATTAAGGATCATTACAAAGATAAAAATAACGTAGTTTTTATATCTCTTCTTAAAGGCTCATTCATATTTTTTGCAGACATCATAAGAGAAATTGGACTCAATGCAAAAATAGATTTTCTTCAAGCTTCAAGTTATGGGAATAAGGCCAATTCTTCATTAAAAGTAATCATAAAAAAAGACATTGATATTAGTATAGAAAACTGCTATGTAATACTCTTTGACGATATTATAGACACTGGATTAACATATAGAAAAATTATTGAACATTTAAAAACAAAAAATCCCAAAGAGATTAAAACATGTGTTCTTTTCAATAAATCATCAAGAAGATTAACGAAACTAAAAATAGACTATGTGGGGTTTGAAATCGATAATCATTTTATAGTCGGATATGGTATCGATTTTAATGAAAAACACAGAACTCTAAAAGAAGTAGCAAAAATAAATAAATAG
- a CDS encoding adenylosuccinate synthase, with amino-acid sequence MSIYAVIGTQWGDEGKGKIIDFLSAKADYVIRFNGGNNAGHTIVANNKKFIFHLLPSGALQGSNCIIGPGVVIDPRVLIEEIEILKKNNIKVNILISDKAHIIMPYHIKIDELSEQKKGNDKIGTTKKGIGPCYADKINRTGIRAVDLLNMKIFEKKLKINLDEKNKIIEKIYNETPLNYANILNKYKEYIGILKPVITNTEEILKYAIISGKTILIEGAQGTMLDIEHGTFPFVTSSNTLITTAVGCGIPTSKIKQKIGIIKAFSSRVGAGPFVSEIKNSIGDEIREKGKEYGTTTGRPRRIGWLDILTIKKSVALNELNHLALTKLDILKDIEELKICVAYEHQGKIYEYIPTSCEILEKANPVYKSFKGFKQDISNINSYLDLPDEAKEYIEFIEREAGVQISIISIGEAREKTIFRNKKWINI; translated from the coding sequence ATGTCAATTTATGCGGTTATTGGTACCCAATGGGGAGATGAAGGAAAGGGAAAAATAATAGATTTTTTATCAGCAAAAGCAGATTATGTTATAAGATTTAATGGTGGAAATAATGCTGGGCATACAATTGTTGCTAACAATAAAAAATTTATCTTTCACTTGTTGCCTTCTGGAGCTTTACAAGGTTCAAATTGTATAATTGGGCCTGGGGTTGTAATTGATCCTAGAGTTTTAATTGAAGAAATTGAGATACTCAAAAAAAACAATATCAAAGTAAATATACTAATTAGTGATAAAGCACATATAATAATGCCTTATCACATCAAAATTGACGAGCTTAGCGAACAAAAAAAGGGTAATGATAAAATAGGAACAACTAAGAAAGGGATTGGGCCTTGCTATGCAGACAAAATAAACAGAACAGGCATAAGAGCTGTTGATCTACTTAATATGAAAATTTTTGAAAAAAAATTAAAAATAAATTTAGATGAAAAAAATAAAATTATAGAAAAGATATATAATGAAACCCCTTTGAATTATGCTAATATCTTAAATAAATACAAAGAATATATAGGAATACTTAAACCTGTAATCACAAACACAGAAGAAATACTAAAATATGCCATTATTTCAGGCAAAACTATATTAATAGAAGGAGCTCAGGGTACGATGCTTGATATTGAACACGGAACATTCCCATTCGTAACATCAAGTAACACATTAATAACAACAGCCGTGGGTTGTGGCATCCCCACTTCAAAAATAAAACAAAAAATTGGAATAATAAAGGCATTCTCTTCAAGAGTTGGAGCAGGGCCTTTTGTAAGTGAGATTAAAAATTCTATTGGTGATGAGATTAGAGAAAAGGGAAAAGAATATGGAACAACTACAGGGAGACCCAGAAGAATCGGCTGGCTTGATATTTTAACCATCAAAAAATCAGTAGCTCTCAATGAATTAAACCATTTAGCTTTAACCAAACTAGATATTCTAAAAGATATAGAAGAACTCAAAATTTGTGTGGCCTATGAACATCAAGGAAAAATATATGAATATATTCCCACTTCTTGTGAAATACTAGAAAAAGCCAACCCTGTATACAAATCTTTCAAAGGATTTAAACAAGACATTAGTAACATAAATAGTTATTTAGATCTTCCAGATGAAGCTAAAGAATATATAGAGTTCATTGAAAGAGAAGCTGGAGTTCAAATTTCAATTATTTCAATTGGAGAAGCACGAGAAAAAACTATTTTTAGGAATAAAAAATGGATAAATATATAA
- the purB gene encoding adenylosuccinate lyase gives MDKYINPLKSRYSSKEMLYIFSPKFKYTIWRKLWYNLALAQKELGANIKQEQLDNLYKHIENIDFTVVEKYEEKFKHEVMAHLYAYSDLVGVDAQKILHLGATSAFLMDNTDLIQIKEALLLIKNKLKILIKTLNDFSIKHKNLAILSYTHLQEAQLTTLGKRSSLWLQSLIFDFKELNFILSSLCFRGAKGTVGNQSSFKELLSSNFERVKNLDISIAKKMGFNKVYKITSQTYDRKIDSSILNFLSNLSQSAHKITNDIRFMQHLKEIEENFEENQIGSSAMPYKKNPIHSERVASLAKFVMSLQTSGGFIAATQWLERTLDDSACKRLNIPQAFLAADAILILLNKILSNIRINEKIIKQHVKAEMPFILTEDILMKATKNGGNRQILHEKIRVYSMQVRKNIYLGKQENDLIKLILKDKSFRLTNKDINEILNPNENIGFAPYQVEDFTQEIVTPILKDI, from the coding sequence ATGGATAAATATATAAACCCATTGAAATCAAGATACTCAAGTAAAGAAATGCTTTACATTTTTTCACCAAAATTTAAGTACACAATATGGAGAAAATTGTGGTATAATCTAGCCTTAGCCCAAAAAGAATTAGGGGCAAATATTAAGCAAGAACAGCTAGATAATCTATATAAACATATTGAAAACATTGATTTTACAGTTGTAGAAAAGTATGAAGAAAAATTTAAACATGAAGTCATGGCACATCTTTACGCCTATTCTGACCTAGTTGGTGTTGATGCTCAAAAAATTTTACATCTTGGTGCTACAAGTGCATTTTTAATGGACAACACGGATTTAATTCAAATAAAAGAAGCATTATTGCTTATTAAGAATAAATTAAAAATTCTCATTAAAACTTTAAATGACTTTTCAATAAAGCATAAAAACTTAGCAATACTTTCATACACACATCTACAAGAAGCTCAACTAACAACTCTTGGGAAAAGAAGTAGTTTGTGGCTTCAAAGTTTAATTTTTGACTTTAAAGAACTTAATTTCATTCTATCTAGCCTTTGCTTCAGAGGAGCAAAGGGCACTGTTGGCAATCAAAGTAGTTTCAAAGAATTACTATCATCTAATTTTGAAAGAGTAAAAAATCTAGATATAAGTATTGCTAAAAAAATGGGTTTTAATAAAGTTTATAAAATAACTAGTCAAACTTACGATCGTAAAATTGATTCGTCAATATTGAACTTTCTAAGTAACCTATCCCAGAGTGCACATAAAATCACTAATGATATCAGGTTTATGCAACACCTTAAAGAAATTGAAGAAAATTTCGAAGAAAATCAAATAGGTTCATCAGCAATGCCTTACAAAAAAAATCCTATTCACAGCGAAAGAGTAGCTTCTCTTGCCAAGTTCGTAATGAGCCTACAAACAAGTGGAGGATTTATAGCCGCAACCCAATGGCTCGAGAGAACTTTAGACGATTCAGCATGTAAAAGGTTAAATATTCCTCAAGCATTCTTAGCAGCTGATGCCATTCTAATACTACTTAATAAAATACTAAGTAATATTAGAATAAATGAAAAAATCATCAAACAACACGTAAAAGCAGAAATGCCTTTTATCCTAACAGAAGATATATTAATGAAAGCAACAAAAAATGGAGGCAACAGGCAAATATTGCATGAAAAAATTAGAGTTTATTCTATGCAGGTAAGAAAAAACATTTATTTAGGTAAACAAGAGAATGATTTAATTAAATTAATCCTTAAAGATAAAAGTTTTAGATTAACAAATAAGGATATAAATGAAATCTTAAATCCAAATGAAAACATAGGATTTGCGCCTTATCAAGTTGAAGATTTTACGCAAGAAATAGTAACTCCTATTCTTAAAGACATATAA
- a CDS encoding DNA-3-methyladenine glycosylase yields the protein MNREFFIRDAVVVAKSLLGHFLVRKINGEEIIVKIVETEAYMGTIDRACHAYRGKKTNRTSAMYSIGGYAYIYMIYGMYYMLNVVSSDENNPHSVLIRAVEPILPLLKGNFMVTNGPGKLTRYLNVDLRFNKVDLIGNSDLFLMNKLTFDFEVVCSKRINIDYAGEEYANKLWRFYIKGNRYVSKY from the coding sequence ATGAATAGAGAATTTTTTATACGTGATGCTGTTGTTGTAGCTAAGTCTCTACTTGGTCACTTTTTAGTGAGAAAAATAAATGGAGAAGAAATTATTGTAAAAATTGTTGAAACAGAGGCATATATGGGAACAATAGATAGAGCTTGTCATGCATATAGAGGAAAAAAGACTAATCGTACAAGTGCTATGTATAGTATTGGAGGATATGCTTATATTTATATGATTTATGGCATGTATTATATGTTAAATGTTGTATCATCTGATGAAAACAATCCTCATTCTGTTTTAATAAGAGCTGTTGAACCTATTTTACCTTTACTTAAGGGGAATTTCATGGTTACTAATGGGCCTGGTAAGCTTACTAGATACTTAAATGTAGATTTAAGATTTAATAAAGTAGATCTTATTGGTAATTCTGACCTTTTTTTAATGAATAAATTGACTTTTGATTTTGAAGTGGTATGCTCAAAGAGAATAAACATTGATTATGCAGGTGAAGAATATGCTAATAAACTTTGGAGATTTTATATAAAGGGGAATAGATATGTATCTAAATATTAA